A stretch of DNA from Poecile atricapillus isolate bPoeAtr1 chromosome 28, bPoeAtr1.hap1, whole genome shotgun sequence:
CAGCACTGTGCTTTCCTTTCTGGGCTGCCCCTAACTGCTGCTTCTGCACTGCTACCAGTGCTCTGCTGCAAGAAATGTGCTTGGTGCACATCAGGCAAGGAGAGGCTCTGGATGCGTGGGGAAGATAAGTGTTATCATGAGTATCCagctgtgtttggggttttttaacttAATTGAAAAAAGCCAGAGGCAAAGCACTACTCCAGCACCCTTGGAGGAGCTGGACTCTGCTGTATTTTCCAAGGCCTTgtacagagcagctctgcagcgcCCTGGCACTCAGTGGTGGTCCCATGGGAACACCAGGCACCAACCTCCTCCCTGCACCGAGTCTCTGTGCTCCCTGTTGTTCCTGCAGTCCCAGCTGAGGGGTGGGGGATTGAAGGAGGCTCTGTTTTGGGGTCCAGCTCCATGACCTGCCAGTCCTCCCCTTGATGGCCAGAGGATCCATGTGAGGAGAAGCCAGCAGGATGCATGACCCTCCAAGTTCTCAGCACCAATCTCAAGGTGATGACATTCACCTTTCCagtctctccccttcccccccgTGTTCCCTCCCTGTCAGGGGCACAGCTTGAGCCATGAGTCCATCCCCACCCAGAACCATGGGCGCAGCCTCTCCCCAGCACATGAGGCcaagcagaaagcaaagattGGGGCTTCACTCTCAGCATCAGCAAAAGTCACCTGCTTGTCTGTGAAGTCCAGGCAGACCTGGATGACCCTGGGGTGGCAGGTAAGGTGCAGGGGCGTCCAGTCAGGATCACTGAAAGCATGGTACTGTCCAAACCACTGCCCCACGGCCCAGATCCCCTCCTGGGGTGTAAAACTGAGGACCCCCTTCCTCTTGACAGACTCTTGGGCCACTCCCACGGCCCACCAGTCCCCTGCCTTGGCCACCTCCACCTCCCAGCAGTGTCTCCCTGCAGCAAAGCCCTGGCTGCCCAGCACACATGGCTCCGTGTCAAACCGCTCCGGGTTGTTGGGCAGCAAGGTCC
This window harbors:
- the LOC131589377 gene encoding thaicobrin-like translates to MERVESETLIDEVEDMSGRADVTLDPDTANPFLILASDQRGVGRGDEWTLLPNNPERFDTEPCVLGSQGFAAGRHCWEVEVAKAGDWWAVGVAQESVKRKGVLSFTPQEGIWAVGQWFGQYHAFSDPDWTPLHLTCHPRVIQVCLDFTDKQVTFADAESEAPIFAFCLASCAGERLRPWFWVGMDSWLKLCP